The following coding sequences lie in one Paucidesulfovibrio gracilis DSM 16080 genomic window:
- a CDS encoding glycosyltransferase, producing the protein MTRTICFFNTNRPWGGGEKFNHDFALLCRDAGWNVHVAAHRDGELAERIRRTRGITLHELHIGNLSFLNPIKMTQLYQLFRSHKIDTLIMALPADLKAAAPAARLAGVRRVVYRRGIAVPVRNSLLNRWLYGRVLHRLLVNSKETKRCVLTHNPTLIPEERIRLVYNGFDVQTFDSLDATPIVPRKGPEIVIGNAARLTPQKGQRHLLRAARMLKDRGLRFRLLLAGVGEDEAALREECSRLGLDDRTEFVGFFKEIKRFYASVDIFALPSLWEGFGYALVEAMAMELPVAAFSVSSNPEVVADGVTGLLTPPKDETALADSLERLLQNAELRRSMGQAGRARVLERFDTRHALQRFLDAVE; encoded by the coding sequence ATGACGCGCACCATCTGTTTTTTCAACACCAACCGCCCCTGGGGCGGCGGCGAAAAATTTAATCATGACTTTGCCCTGCTCTGTCGGGATGCCGGGTGGAACGTCCATGTAGCGGCCCATCGGGACGGGGAACTGGCCGAAAGGATTCGGCGGACCCGGGGCATTACCCTGCATGAGCTGCACATCGGCAATCTCAGTTTTCTCAATCCGATCAAAATGACGCAACTGTATCAGCTGTTCCGATCCCATAAAATCGATACACTGATCATGGCCCTGCCAGCTGACCTGAAAGCCGCGGCACCTGCAGCACGTCTGGCAGGAGTCCGACGCGTGGTTTACCGTCGGGGGATTGCGGTTCCGGTGCGCAACTCCCTGTTGAACCGCTGGCTGTATGGCCGGGTGCTGCACCGCCTTCTCGTGAACTCAAAAGAAACCAAGCGCTGCGTTCTCACACACAACCCAACGCTGATCCCCGAAGAACGCATTCGACTGGTTTACAACGGATTCGACGTTCAGACCTTTGACAGTCTCGATGCCACTCCGATCGTACCACGCAAAGGACCGGAAATCGTTATCGGTAATGCCGCCCGCCTTACACCGCAAAAAGGGCAACGCCACTTGCTTCGGGCTGCCCGTATGCTGAAAGACCGCGGGCTGCGCTTTCGCCTGCTGCTGGCCGGCGTAGGAGAAGACGAAGCCGCATTGCGCGAGGAGTGTTCCCGCCTCGGGCTTGACGATCGAACAGAATTCGTTGGATTTTTTAAAGAAATAAAACGCTTCTACGCTTCTGTGGACATTTTTGCCTTGCCTTCGCTATGGGAAGGTTTTGGCTATGCGCTCGTAGAAGCCATGGCTATGGAACTCCCTGTGGCCGCTTTCAGCGTATCCTCCAATCCGGAAGTCGTAGCGGACGGGGTAACCGGGTTGCTGACTCCGCCCAAGGACGAAACAGCTTTGGCGGACTCTCTGGAGCGATTACTTCAAAACGCGGAGCTACGCCGGAGCATGGGACAAGCAGGGCGCGCCCGGGTATTGGAACGTTTCGACACCCGCCATGCCCTGCAACGGTTTTTGGATGCCGTGGAATAA